The genomic segment AGGTGATGCAGCTCGTCCAGGATCAGCGGCTTGGAGAGGTAGTCGTACGCCCCCTCTTTGAGGGCTTCGACGGCGGACGAGATCGTCGGGTAACCCGTCATGATGACGACTTCGATCGACTCGTCTCGCTTCTTGATCTCGCGGAGGAGATCGAGGCCGCTCATGTCCGGCATGCGCACGTCGGTCAGGGCGGCGTCGAACACCTGCGTTTTGAGCGCGGTGAGCGCTTCCGAGCCCGTGCCGGCGCAAATCACCTGGTAGCCCCACTGGGTCAGAGCATCGTTGAGGAGCATCAGGATTGACGGCTCGTCGTCGACGACCAGGACTCGTGCAGCTTCCATCGAGGACAGACTTTACCATGACCTGGTGCCAAAGTGACAAGGATTCCTTCAGGGTCGGAGCGCCCAAGCCTTGCGCCGCGTCGAGCGGCATGTTAGCGTGGGCGTTGACTTTTTATTCAGGAGAGCCGTCCATGGCTGATTCCGAAACCGTCCACCTTACCGAGCAAAACTTCGACGAGGCGCTGGCAGCCAACCAGAGCCTGATGATGGTGGACTTCTGGGCGGAGTGGTGTGGCCCCTGCCGCGCGATTGCGCCGATGCTCGAGGAGCTCGCGCGGGCGTCGGCGGGCCGGGTGACGTTGGCGAAAGTGAACGTCGACG from the Candidatus Methylomirabilota bacterium genome contains:
- the trxA gene encoding thioredoxin → MADSETVHLTEQNFDEALAANQSLMMVDFWAEWCGPCRAIAPMLEELARASAGRVTLAKVNVDENPGLAARHGIRSIPTILFVKDGKVVDQVIGAVPRTQLQKKLDALA